The nucleotide window TGGTCGCCCCATGAAAACGCCTGGTTCTCGCACAGCGGCGTGGAAGCGAGTCGCGTCGCGCCCTGCGGCAGATCGAAGGTATCGCCATGCCAATGCAGCATGGAGGTCGCAGCGCCGTCGAGGTGCTGCAGAGGCGAGGCGCGGCCAGCGTCGGTGAGTGTGAGCGGCGTCCAGCCGATTTCGGGCTGGGGCCCGGCATACACCCGCGCACCGAGCACCCGCGCGATGAGCTGCGCGCCGAGGCAAATGCCGAGCGTGGGCAGACCCGCCGCGATGCGCTTTTCGATCATCGCCGCAAGGGGAACGAGGGTGGGATAGCGTGCGTCGTCACACGCATTGATCGGGCCGCCGAGCACGACCATGAGCGACGCCGACAAAGGATTGAGCGCGCCGACCCGCGCGAAGCCGACGTCGACGTAACGGACGGGGCGTCCACGGTCTCCGAGCACACGCTCGAAGCTGCCGAGGTCCTCGAAATAGACATGGCGCACAGCCAATACTTCGCGATTCATCGGCACATTCCCGGGTCGGCTGTGGACGGCATGCACGTTACCGTTTTTGTACGGCGCGTGCGAACGTTTGCGCCTGCGGTCGTGGCAAAAGCTTGTCGCAAATATTTGCGAGAACTACACAAATTGCCACGCACACAATACCGGCACGCAATCGACATCGCGACGCTTTGCATTACCGCGCATTACATGCATGACGCGCGCAGGCGTCAACGCGCGCCGCCCGCCTTGGGGCGGCGGCGCAGCTTTGGCCTTAAACCGCGAAGATCTTCCAGTTTTTCTTCTGGGTCGTCACGTCGGCCTGTTCGTAGACCGAGCAATCGAGACGCAGATCGGTGTCAGCCATATCGATCTTCAGAAGCTGGCAGTGATGCGGCGTCTTCTTCGGGTTCTTGCTCGGCTCGAAATGCGAGCAGGTCAGGCACATGCGGTGTTGCGGACTGGTTTCCTGCGATTCCAGCAGATAAACCGTCTTCAGCAGCGTGCGATAAAGCGTGGACTGTTCGTCCGCCTTCAGCGTGCCGACCGCCTTCGAGAGGAAGTCAGGCCACTGCGACGCCTTCTTCGCCGCCGTGCGGCCGCGCGAGGTCAGACGCACCGCGAGTGCGCGGCCGTCGTCGAGCGCGCGACGCTTTTCGACGAGCCCCTTGGTTTCGAGCGTGCTCACCGCATCGCTGGTGGTAGCGGCCGTGAGGGCCGTTTCACGCGCGATCTCGCCGAGGCGCATCGGCCCCTTGCGCTGCATCAGCAGCACGAGAATTTCGCCCTGGGTAGGCGTGAGTCCTGCCCCTTCGGCCCAGTCCCACGCCTGGCTCCGCATAGCCGTGCTAAGTCGCAGCAGGCTATGGGTCACCCGCCCGGCTGCCTGCTCTCCGTATACGCCTTCGCTCATAGTCTTTCGCTGGTTAATGGCAGCTTGCGCTGCATCGTCAGCCGCCGCTTTGACCGACGGCCTGTGGGAACGCCGGCGCCCGGTTATCCCGAACGCCGCACCATCTGAAAAAAACCTGCAACGCACACCTCATGGCACGCGTTGCACTGTCATTTTTCTTGCCGCAGGCCCCGAAAACATCCTTCAAGTCCCGACGCCAGTGCAGCAAACCGACATTCTATGCGAGAGCGGCAAATCGCACAGCTAACTTATCCAACGCGAATTGTGGATAACCCGTTGATAAGCACGCTATTGCCATGTGCACAAGTTCTCGACTGCTTGCAATCGTCGCCCCATGACCCATGCAGGTTATCGCGGATTTCTGCCTCGAACGCAACTGGAATCTGCCCGATTGTGGCTAACCAATCATTACGTAGTCCGTTGAGTTTGCAGGAAAATCGAAGGTTGCCCACAGCGGCGTGGGACCATTTGTCCATGAATATGGCCCATGTCGGGACCCAGGTCAAAAAAATAAGAACCCCCAGGTACCTCGAAGCCAGCAAAAAAATTTTCGTCCGCCTCGAAAAAAGTGGCGCGCGGAACCAACGCGACCCGCTTTTTGCCCACTTCTTACCCGCTTCTCACCCGTTTCCCGGCTCCCGAAAGCACGAAGGGCAGCCCGAAAGCTGCCCTTGCAATGCTGTTTTGCCGGCGCGGGGCGCTTCTGGCACCCGGCGAAAATCGGTCAGTGGTCCTGTGCGTCCGCCGCCTCTCCCCTTTTGATTCCCGTCAGGCGCGCCAGCGCAGGCACTGTTGCCGCACGGCTTCGTGCAGCGATTTTTCCTCGGCCACCACGCTGCGCAGCCAGGTGGCGTCGTTGTTCTGCGCGCGGGCGATCGTGCCGATCTCAGTGAGCGCGCGCGACGAGCCGAGCGCCTCGCCGTGCGGCGCGATCCGATCCAGCGTTTCGAGGATGTCTTCGGAAATCGTGCGCCGCTCGCCCGTCTGCGGATTCACGCAGGTGCCGGCGAGGCCGAAGCGGCACGCCTGGAAGCGGTTGAACGTGTACACGAGATAGTCGTCCTCGAGCGGCGCAATCGGTCGATCGGTGAGCAGATGGCGTGCGAGCGTCTGGATGTAGCAGGCGATCGCAGCGGCGCGCTCCACCGAAAGCGGCGTGTCCATCACGCGCACCTCGATCGTGCCGAAACCGGGTTTCGGGCGGATGTCCCAGTAGAAGTCTTTCATGCTGTTGACAACACCCGTGTGCACCATCTTCGAGAAGTACTCCTTGAACTCCTCCCAGCTCAGCACGAACGGCGCGCGGCCCGACAGCGGAAACGCGAACACGGAATTCAGTCGTGCCGAATGAAATCCGGTGTCCACACCCTGCACATAGGGCGACGACGCCGAGAGCGCGATGAAATGCGGAATGAAGCGCGAAAGGGAGTGCAGCAGGAAAAGCGCGCTGTCCGCATCCGGGCAGCCGATATGCACGTGCTGGCCGAACACCGTAAATTGCTTCGCGAGGTAGCCGTACAGCTCGGAAAGATACTGAAAGCGCGGGGTATCGACGATGCGCCGGTCGCTCCATTGCTGGAACGCGTGCGTACCGCCCCCGCACAGACCGACGTTGAGTCGATCGGCCGCGGTGACGAGCACGTCGCGAATCTTGCGCAGATCGGCCACGGCCTGCTCGTGATTCGTGCAGATACCGGTGGAAAGCTCAATCATGCTTTCGGTGATTTCGGGCGTGATGTTGCCCGGAATCTCCTGATCTTTGATGAGGCGCATGAGATCGCTACCCGCCTTGGTCAGATCGTAGTCGTGCGTGTTGACGATCTGCATTTCGAGTTCGATGCCGAACGTGAACGGCTTCGAATCGACAAATGTTTCGAGTGACATGGCGTCCCCTTTCAGGGCGCCGCGCGCAAGTTGGCCGCGCGCGACGCGAGATTCACTTTTCGCCGCGCTCGCCGACGAGCGCAAGCGCGCGATAGACCAGCCAGGGTCCGAAGAGCTGCAGCACGACGATCGAGCAAAGAATGATCGCGCGCAGGCGCGGATCGAACGTCGGATAAAGATCGTAGGTGTCGTCGACGAGCAGCAGCGCGAGCGCCGACATCGGCGTCAAGGCAATGCCGAGCGCCACACCCTGCTTCCAGTGCAGCCCGCTCGGTTTGGCGAAGATCAGCACGCCGACGAGTTTGGCCACGAGGCGCGCGACGATCAGCCCCGCCGCGGCCGCGCCGCCCACGAGGATGTCGTGCCACTCGAAGGTCGTGAGCGTGAGCACGAACAGAATCACCGTTAGCAGCCATCCGGCCGTGCCGAAGTGCTGCGGCCACAGTTGCGGACGCTGCTCCAGATTCTTCACGATGATGCCGGCGGCAAGCAGGCTCAGGATCGTCGAAAGCTTGAGCAGGTGCGCAATGGCGATCGCGAGGAGCACGAGGCCGAAAAGCGCGACAAACGAGTGCTCGTCCTGCGGGCTCAGCCGCCGGTAAAACAGCGTGCACGCGCGGGCGAGCACGAACGCGAGAATCAGCGAGCCGATCAGCAGATAGAGCGGCTGCAGGATCGTCGCGAACACGTTGCCGTAGATTTCCTGGTGCAGCCAGCTCGACGCGAGCTTTTCCACAATCACCGCATACATGCTGTTGAGCGCGGTGAGCGTGAGCAAGCGCTGCGTGACCTGGCCTTCCGCACGCAACTCAGTCTTGATCTGGATCACCATGGCTGGCGACGTCGCCATGGCGATCGCGGACACGACGAGCGCGATCATCGTCGGCACGGAAAGGAACAGCAGCACCGCGAGCACGAGCACAAACGTGAGCGAGGCCTCGGCAAGACTCGAAAGGATCAGCCACGGATTGCGGCGGATCCAGCGCAGGTCGAGCCGGCTGCCGAGTTCGAACAGCAGCAGGCCGAGCGCGACGTCGAGCAGCGGCCGCGCGGACGTGCCGACATCGGCGTCGATCACGCCAAACCCGGCCGATCCGGCAACGAGCCCGATCACGCCATAGGCCGAGATCCGCGGCAAGCGCCACGCCCGATAGCAAAGCTCGCCGCACAAACCAGCGGCGAGCAGCGCGAGCCCGGCCCAGAAAATACCGTCGAGTGGCAATGGCCACGCGGGAAAAAACGAAAACGCCGACTTCATCGTGGTGGCTTCTCCTTGGCAACGACATCTTGCGTGGGATCGAATCCGGCTGTCCGACGTTAGATCGACATACGGCTGGCTGTCAGGCAAGCCGCGTGCCGCGCGAGGCGAACGACACCTCTACTCCCCGTCTGGTGCCTGCTTGCACTGCGCCAGGCGCTGCGTGCGCGCCCGTGTCGTCAGGACCGCACGCCTCGTCGTTCACGCCAACCGATGCAGCCGGCTGGCTCAACGATCTGGCGACATGGCGAGCTGGCGCGAATTAGCGCTTCCTGCGGCGAGTGCGGACATTCCATGTGGCAAACGCTACGGCAAAACGCTGCGGCAAAGCAGTGCGCCGGCACATGACGGTGCGGCGAACAGCCGGTACGGGCGCCTTGCGTGTGGTGTGGCTGCGCCCGCGTTGGATGAACGAACGTTGCTGTCTGCCCTGAGCACTCAGATTCAGGATGAGGGGCAACCGTTCCTTGGATGCGTCGACCGTCTGATGCGGCATTTGACGCGGAAAGAACGGCGATTGTGCCATAGCTTTTTTGCAATTGTCCCCAGCTCTCCGAAAGCATTGACGAAGACGGTAATAGCGTCCTCATTGTGCGCTGTTGGCGATGCATGCGGAAAAAATGACCGCATCCGGCGGCGGCTTTCGTCGGAGTTTTCAAGCTCTGGTTTCGTCTCGCCTGCCGCTGGCGATGGCGCTAGCTCTGGGTTTACTGTTTACCGTATGTATACGTAGTAGAAGTTAACAAGGGCCTGGGTTTCCTGTGGATAACCGGGGTTTACCGAAAGGAATCCGCGAGTTGGCACTCGTACAACCGCGCGCAAAGTGTGTGCGATCCCAGAGTGCTTCGAAGAACAACTTTTTGGCCTGGAGCGGGGCGTCCCGAGTTACCCCGTTTACGTCCACACCGGCTCCACACTGGATTCGCTGGTAATTCGCGCGGTTATCCACAGATTTGCGTGGATAACCTGGGCGGCCCTTTTCAGCCCGTTTTCAGCCGCTTTCCGTGCGCCGCGCTCAAAGACTGCGCTGGCGCAAGGCGCGCTGGAGAAAGCGCGCCGGATCCACCTGATCAGCGAGTTCGCGCTCCAGCGGCCACGGCTCGCCTTCCAGTTGCGACGCGATCAGTTCCGCCCCTAGCCCCGCCCATACGAGCCCGCGCGAGCCAAACGCATACGCACCATAGAGGCCGCTTGCGCGCGGCAGATCGAGCGGCCATGCGCCGGCCAGACGCTGGGCGTCGCGGCGGGCGGCGTCTTCGTCGGCGAGCGGGCCGAGCATCGGCATGCGGTCGCTGGTGACGCAGCGGAACGCCACACGGCCCCCGAAGTCGTGCTCGCCTCGGGCCGCGCCGAGTTCCGGCAGCATTTGGGCGACGCGTTCGATATTCTCGGTATGGCCGGCCGCGCGCAGCGCGTCGTCGGCGTCGTCGACTTCGTAGGTGGCGCCCGCGAGCGTCACGCCGCCGTCGAGCGGCACCGCATAGCCTTCGCCGATCACGGGCACGCGCAGGTTCGCGAGCGGGCTGGGATCGACGAGCGTGAGCTGGCCGCGCACGATGCGCGTGGGCGCATGCTCGAGCGCGGCGGCGCGCGAGGCGTCCTGAGCGTTGGCGAAGATCACCGCGGCCGCCTGGGCGACGAATCGTCCGGCGTCGTCGAACACCTGCCATTCGTCGGATTCTTGAATGCCTGCGCGCGCAATATGACCGATACGCACACCGAAACGTGTTTCGACCTGTGCGCCGGGCAACGCGGCTGCGTAGGCGCATTGAGCGCGGCAGAGCGTTGCCGGGTCGATCGCGCCGCCTTGCGGATAGAACCACCCACCCTGATTGAGCGCGACGCCGGCCAGCGTCTGCGCTTGCTCGCGCGTGACCGCGCTCACGAATTCTTCGGGATAGCCGAACGATTCCAGCGCGGCGGCGACGGCGCGCGATTCGTCGTCGGTGGCGAGATGGAGCAAGCCGGCGTGCGAGCGCTTCGGCGCATGGCCCGCGGCTTCGAGCGCGGCCCAGCGTCGGAGCGCGTAGAGAAACCCCGCGCGCGTGATGCGCGACGCGCTGCTGTCGTCGCGCGATATCAGTGGATGAAACACGCCGGCCGGATTGCCCGATGCCTCGAGCGCGGGCGCGGCGTTGCGTTCGATGAGCGTCACGCGCCAGCCGCGTACGGCCAGCCGCTCGACGAGCGCGCAGCCGGCGAGTCCCGCTCCCACGACGACGGCGTGCCGCTCGCGCAGCGCAAGCGGCAGCGGCGGCTCGTAGCGGCGCACGCGCCAGCGCGGCGCGAAGCTTCCGACCAGCATCGTCCACTTGCCGTTGAAGCCTGCCACCTTGCGGTATTCGAAGCCGCTTTGCTCGAGCGCGCGCTTCACGTCCCCTGAACTGCTCCAGGTCGCGAAGGTGGCGTCCTCGCCGGCAATGCGCGCAAGTGCCTTGAAAATAGCCGGAGACCAGAGCTCGGGATTCTTCGCCGGAGCGAAGCCGTCGAGGTAGATCGCATCGGCGCGCATCCACATTTTGGGAAATACCTCGAGCGCGTCGCCGAAAACGAGCGTGAGCGTGACGCGTCCTTCCTCGAATTCGAGCCGATGCGTGCCCGGCACGAGTATCGGCCAGGCGTTCACGAGTTCGCGAGCGAGCGGCGCTTCGCGTGTGTGCGCAACGATTGCGCCGAGTGCGCTCTGCAGGTCGTTGCGCGCGAACGGATGTTTTTCCACCGAAACGAAATGCAGGCGCTCGCAGCGCGCCGGATCATTGCGCCATGCCGACCACGTCGCGAGA belongs to Paraburkholderia flagellata and includes:
- a CDS encoding glutamine amidotransferase — its product is MNREVLAVRHVYFEDLGSFERVLGDRGRPVRYVDVGFARVGALNPLSASLMVVLGGPINACDDARYPTLVPLAAMIEKRIAAGLPTLGICLGAQLIARVLGARVYAGPQPEIGWTPLTLTDAGRASPLQHLDGAATSMLHWHGDTFDLPQGATRLASTPLCENQAFSWGDHVLGLQCHPEVRADRFEPWLIGHAAEIATAGVDVNMLRGDTARQGPTLEAQASRMFGEWLDAVDARMAARQP
- a CDS encoding MarR family winged helix-turn-helix transcriptional regulator, with product MSEGVYGEQAAGRVTHSLLRLSTAMRSQAWDWAEGAGLTPTQGEILVLLMQRKGPMRLGEIARETALTAATTSDAVSTLETKGLVEKRRALDDGRALAVRLTSRGRTAAKKASQWPDFLSKAVGTLKADEQSTLYRTLLKTVYLLESQETSPQHRMCLTCSHFEPSKNPKKTPHHCQLLKIDMADTDLRLDCSVYEQADVTTQKKNWKIFAV
- a CDS encoding YbdK family carboxylate-amine ligase, with the translated sequence MSLETFVDSKPFTFGIELEMQIVNTHDYDLTKAGSDLMRLIKDQEIPGNITPEITESMIELSTGICTNHEQAVADLRKIRDVLVTAADRLNVGLCGGGTHAFQQWSDRRIVDTPRFQYLSELYGYLAKQFTVFGQHVHIGCPDADSALFLLHSLSRFIPHFIALSASSPYVQGVDTGFHSARLNSVFAFPLSGRAPFVLSWEEFKEYFSKMVHTGVVNSMKDFYWDIRPKPGFGTIEVRVMDTPLSVERAAAIACYIQTLARHLLTDRPIAPLEDDYLVYTFNRFQACRFGLAGTCVNPQTGERRTISEDILETLDRIAPHGEALGSSRALTEIGTIARAQNNDATWLRSVVAEEKSLHEAVRQQCLRWRA
- a CDS encoding cation:proton antiporter; amino-acid sequence: MKSAFSFFPAWPLPLDGIFWAGLALLAAGLCGELCYRAWRLPRISAYGVIGLVAGSAGFGVIDADVGTSARPLLDVALGLLLFELGSRLDLRWIRRNPWLILSSLAEASLTFVLVLAVLLFLSVPTMIALVVSAIAMATSPAMVIQIKTELRAEGQVTQRLLTLTALNSMYAVIVEKLASSWLHQEIYGNVFATILQPLYLLIGSLILAFVLARACTLFYRRLSPQDEHSFVALFGLVLLAIAIAHLLKLSTILSLLAAGIIVKNLEQRPQLWPQHFGTAGWLLTVILFVLTLTTFEWHDILVGGAAAAGLIVARLVAKLVGVLIFAKPSGLHWKQGVALGIALTPMSALALLLVDDTYDLYPTFDPRLRAIILCSIVVLQLFGPWLVYRALALVGERGEK
- the mnmC gene encoding bifunctional tRNA (5-methylaminomethyl-2-thiouridine)(34)-methyltransferase MnmD/FAD-dependent 5-carboxymethylaminomethyl-2-thiouridine(34) oxidoreductase MnmC; amino-acid sequence: MTATLTPATLAFREDGTPFSPIYGDVYHSTAGAFAQAQAVFLNGNALPQRWHNRRIFTVVETGFGMGVNFLATWSAWRNDPARCERLHFVSVEKHPFARNDLQSALGAIVAHTREAPLARELVNAWPILVPGTHRLEFEEGRVTLTLVFGDALEVFPKMWMRADAIYLDGFAPAKNPELWSPAIFKALARIAGEDATFATWSSSGDVKRALEQSGFEYRKVAGFNGKWTMLVGSFAPRWRVRRYEPPLPLALRERHAVVVGAGLAGCALVERLAVRGWRVTLIERNAAPALEASGNPAGVFHPLISRDDSSASRITRAGFLYALRRWAALEAAGHAPKRSHAGLLHLATDDESRAVAAALESFGYPEEFVSAVTREQAQTLAGVALNQGGWFYPQGGAIDPATLCRAQCAYAAALPGAQVETRFGVRIGHIARAGIQESDEWQVFDDAGRFVAQAAAVIFANAQDASRAAALEHAPTRIVRGQLTLVDPSPLANLRVPVIGEGYAVPLDGGVTLAGATYEVDDADDALRAAGHTENIERVAQMLPELGAARGEHDFGGRVAFRCVTSDRMPMLGPLADEDAARRDAQRLAGAWPLDLPRASGLYGAYAFGSRGLVWAGLGAELIASQLEGEPWPLERELADQVDPARFLQRALRQRSL